Proteins from a single region of Pseudomonas sp. 10S4:
- the mmsB gene encoding 3-hydroxyisobutyrate dehydrogenase produces MKIAFIGLGNMGAPMARNLIKAGHSLNLVDLNKTVLAELEQLGGSISASAREAAEGAELVITMLPAAVHVRSVWLGEDGVLAGIGKGVPAVDCSTIDPQTARDVAAAAAKQGVAMADAPVSGGTGGATAGTLTFMVGATPELFATLQPVLAQMGRNIVHCGEVGTGQIAKICNNLLLAISMVGVSEAMALGDALGIDTGVLAGIINSSTGRCWSSEMYNPWPGIVETAPASRGYTGGFGAELMLKDLGLATEAARQAHQPVVLGAVAQQLYQAMSQRGEGGKDFSAIINSYRKPQ; encoded by the coding sequence ATGAAAATCGCTTTTATCGGTCTCGGCAACATGGGCGCGCCGATGGCGCGCAACCTGATCAAGGCTGGCCACTCGCTGAACCTGGTCGATCTGAACAAAACCGTTCTGGCCGAGCTGGAGCAACTGGGCGGCAGCATCAGCGCTTCGGCCCGCGAGGCCGCAGAAGGTGCAGAGCTGGTGATCACCATGTTGCCCGCCGCTGTGCATGTGCGCAGCGTCTGGCTCGGTGAGGACGGCGTACTCGCCGGTATCGGCAAAGGCGTGCCAGCGGTGGATTGCAGCACCATTGATCCGCAAACCGCGCGCGACGTGGCTGCCGCGGCTGCCAAGCAAGGCGTGGCCATGGCCGATGCACCGGTCTCCGGCGGCACCGGTGGTGCAACGGCCGGGACGCTGACCTTTATGGTCGGCGCCACCCCTGAACTGTTCGCCACTCTGCAACCGGTATTGGCGCAGATGGGCCGCAACATCGTCCATTGCGGCGAAGTCGGCACCGGGCAAATCGCCAAGATCTGCAACAACCTGTTGCTGGCGATCTCGATGGTCGGCGTCAGCGAAGCCATGGCCTTGGGCGATGCGCTGGGGATCGACACCGGCGTGTTGGCCGGGATCATCAACAGCTCGACCGGGCGTTGCTGGAGTTCGGAGATGTACAACCCGTGGCCGGGCATCGTCGAAACGGCACCGGCCTCGCGCGGTTATACCGGCGGTTTCGGTGCTGAACTGATGCTCAAGGATCTGGGGCTGGCGACGGAAGCGGCACGTCAGGCGCACCAACCGGTGGTGCTTGGCGCGGTGGCCCAGCAGTTGTATCAGGCGATGAGCCAGCGCGGGGAGGGAGGCAAGGACTTCTCGGCGATCATCAACAGCTATCGCAAACCTCAGTAA
- a CDS encoding cupin domain-containing protein: MSAPITVLRDTHPLPVLDACKWEKLEGDPHTVNLNAYTSEDGSKIMGTWICTPGKWYVEYVKWEYCDFREGYCIITPEGKEPIHLRAGDIFVIEPGMKGTWEVVETVRKYFVFA, encoded by the coding sequence ATGTCCGCACCTATCACCGTTCTTCGCGATACCCACCCGCTGCCAGTGCTCGACGCCTGCAAATGGGAAAAACTCGAAGGCGACCCGCACACCGTCAACCTCAACGCCTATACCAGCGAAGACGGCAGCAAGATCATGGGCACCTGGATCTGCACGCCGGGCAAGTGGTACGTGGAATATGTGAAGTGGGAATACTGCGATTTCCGCGAGGGCTACTGCATCATCACCCCAGAAGGGAAAGAGCCGATCCATCTGCGCGCCGGGGATATCTTCGTCATCGAACCGGGGATGAAAGGCACGTGGGAAGTGGTTGAGACCGTGCGTAAGTATTTTGTGTTTGCCTGA
- the kynB gene encoding arylformamidase: MKKIRSWWDISPPLSAATPTWPGDTPFQEERVWTFGPECPVNVGRITLSPHTGAHVDAPLHYSADGAPIGEVSLDVYMGPCRVVHCLDSGRLVHPEQLAGRLLELPERVLLRTYRQAPLTTWDADFTAVAKETVDLLASLGVRLIGIDTPSLDPQQSKTMDAHNAVALHGMAILEGIVLDEVPEGDYELIALPLRFANLDASPVRAILRPLNPPPREEPAQ; encoded by the coding sequence ATGAAAAAAATAAGATCGTGGTGGGATATCAGCCCGCCCTTGAGCGCGGCAACACCGACCTGGCCGGGTGATACGCCTTTTCAGGAAGAACGCGTCTGGACCTTCGGGCCTGAGTGTCCGGTGAATGTCGGGCGCATTACCCTGTCGCCTCACACGGGCGCCCATGTCGACGCGCCGCTGCATTACAGCGCTGATGGCGCGCCGATTGGGGAAGTGTCGCTGGACGTTTACATGGGGCCTTGTCGCGTAGTGCATTGCCTGGACAGCGGCCGACTGGTGCATCCTGAGCAACTGGCCGGTCGTTTGCTCGAGCTGCCCGAACGTGTCCTGTTGCGAACCTATCGACAGGCACCGCTGACGACCTGGGATGCGGACTTCACCGCGGTCGCCAAGGAAACCGTCGACTTGCTGGCCAGCCTCGGCGTGCGCTTGATCGGCATCGATACGCCTTCGCTGGACCCGCAGCAATCCAAGACCATGGATGCGCACAATGCCGTCGCTCTCCATGGCATGGCGATCCTGGAAGGCATCGTGCTCGACGAGGTCCCGGAAGGGGACTACGAACTGATTGCACTGCCGCTGCGCTTTGCCAATCTCGACGCCAGCCCGGTCAGGGCCATTTTGCGTCCACTCAATCCACCGCCACGTGAGGAGCCTGCGCAATGA
- the kynA gene encoding tryptophan 2,3-dioxygenase, whose protein sequence is MSQCPYSSGQPPEEWHDAELNFSDSMSYGDYLDLGRILSAQHPLSPDHNEMLFIIQHQTSELWMKLMLHELKAAREHLRLGELPPAFKMLARVSRIFDQLVHAWTVLATMTPTEYHSIRPFLGQSSGFQSFQYREIEFILGNKSATLLRPHAHRPELLQELEKAIATPSLYDEAIRLMASAGLQIDPQRFERDPTSATQHDASVEAAWRVVYKDPSRYWDLYQLAEKLIDLEDSFRQWRFRHVTTVERIIGFQPGTGGTEGVGYLRKMLDTVLFPELWRVRSTL, encoded by the coding sequence ATGAGCCAATGTCCGTATTCATCGGGTCAGCCGCCAGAGGAATGGCATGACGCCGAGCTGAATTTTTCCGACTCCATGAGCTATGGCGACTACCTGGATCTTGGGCGCATTCTCAGTGCCCAGCACCCGTTGTCCCCGGACCATAACGAGATGCTGTTCATCATCCAGCACCAGACCTCCGAGCTGTGGATGAAGCTGATGTTGCACGAGCTCAAGGCTGCCCGCGAACACCTGCGCCTGGGAGAGTTGCCGCCGGCCTTCAAGATGCTGGCGCGGGTTTCGCGGATTTTTGATCAACTGGTGCATGCCTGGACGGTGCTGGCCACGATGACCCCGACCGAGTACCACTCGATTCGGCCATTTTTGGGGCAGTCATCGGGCTTTCAGTCGTTTCAATACCGAGAAATCGAGTTCATTCTGGGCAATAAAAGCGCGACTTTGTTGCGCCCCCATGCCCATCGTCCGGAGCTGTTACAGGAACTCGAAAAGGCGATCGCCACGCCGTCGCTGTATGACGAAGCGATTCGTTTGATGGCCAGCGCCGGCCTGCAGATTGACCCGCAGCGCTTCGAGCGTGACCCGACCAGCGCGACGCAGCATGACGCTTCGGTCGAAGCGGCGTGGCGTGTGGTGTACAAAGATCCGTCGCGTTATTGGGACCTTTATCAACTGGCCGAAAAACTCATCGACCTCGAAGATTCGTTTCGCCAGTGGCGCTTTCGGCATGTCACCACGGTTGAGCGGATCATCGGCTTTCAACCGGGTACCGGCGGCACTGAAGGTGTCGGTTATCTACGCAAGATGCTCGACACGGTGCTGTTCCCGGAGCTGTGGCGCGTACGCTCGACGCTCTGA
- a CDS encoding amino acid permease has product MADEILQQGELKRGLKNRHIQLIALGGAIGTGLFLGSAGVLKSAGPSMILGYAIAGFIAFLIMRQLGEMIVEEPVAGSFSHFAHKYWGGYAGFLSGWNYWVLYVLVGMAELTAVGKYVQFWWPEIPTWVSAAVFFVLVNLINTMNVKVFGEMEFWFAIIKVVAIIGMIVLGCYMLFSGSGGPQASVSNLWSHGGFFPNGTTGLLMSMAFIMFSFGGLELVGITAAEASEPRKVIPKAINQVVYRVLIFYVGALTVLLSLYPWDQLLQTLGASGDAYSGSPFVQIFSLIGSDTAAQILNFVVLTAALSVYNSGVYCNSRMLYGLAEQGDAPKSLMKLNKQGVPLRALGISALITMLSVLVNYLAPHEALELLFALVVASLMINWTLISLTHLKFRKVMGQQGVVPGFKSFWFPFSNYLCLAFMAMIIWVMWMIPGIRASVIAIPVWVLIIYVFYRVRVARDRAVPVAQ; this is encoded by the coding sequence ATGGCGGATGAAATCTTGCAACAGGGCGAGCTCAAACGAGGATTGAAAAATCGCCATATTCAACTGATCGCTCTGGGCGGAGCGATTGGTACCGGGCTGTTCCTCGGTTCGGCTGGTGTACTCAAGTCGGCCGGGCCGTCGATGATTCTCGGCTACGCGATTGCCGGGTTCATCGCGTTCCTGATCATGCGCCAGCTGGGGGAGATGATTGTCGAAGAGCCGGTTGCCGGTTCTTTCAGTCACTTCGCCCACAAGTACTGGGGCGGCTATGCCGGGTTTCTGTCCGGCTGGAACTACTGGGTTTTGTATGTGCTGGTCGGCATGGCAGAGCTGACGGCCGTCGGCAAATACGTGCAGTTCTGGTGGCCGGAAATTCCCACCTGGGTCAGCGCGGCGGTGTTCTTCGTGCTGGTCAACCTGATCAATACGATGAACGTCAAAGTCTTCGGCGAGATGGAATTCTGGTTTGCGATCATCAAGGTCGTGGCAATCATCGGCATGATCGTTTTGGGTTGCTACATGCTGTTCAGCGGCTCAGGCGGCCCGCAAGCCTCAGTCAGCAATCTATGGAGCCACGGCGGTTTCTTCCCCAATGGCACCACCGGTTTGCTGATGTCGATGGCGTTCATCATGTTCTCGTTTGGTGGCCTGGAACTGGTCGGTATCACCGCGGCTGAAGCCAGCGAACCGAGGAAGGTCATCCCCAAGGCGATCAACCAAGTGGTTTATCGCGTATTGATCTTCTACGTCGGCGCACTCACCGTACTGCTTTCGCTGTACCCATGGGATCAACTGCTGCAAACCCTGGGTGCGTCCGGCGATGCTTACAGCGGCAGCCCATTCGTGCAGATTTTCTCCCTGATCGGCAGCGATACGGCGGCGCAAATCCTCAACTTCGTGGTGCTCACTGCGGCGCTTTCGGTCTACAACAGCGGCGTCTACTGCAACAGCCGCATGCTCTACGGCCTGGCCGAACAGGGCGATGCACCGAAGTCGCTGATGAAGCTGAACAAACAGGGTGTGCCGTTGCGCGCGTTGGGCATATCGGCGCTGATCACGATGTTGTCGGTGCTGGTCAACTACCTCGCCCCGCATGAAGCGTTGGAGCTGCTGTTCGCCCTGGTGGTCGCCTCGCTGATGATCAACTGGACACTGATCAGCCTGACCCACCTGAAGTTTCGCAAAGTCATGGGCCAGCAAGGCGTCGTGCCGGGCTTCAAGTCGTTCTGGTTTCCCTTCAGCAACTACCTGTGCCTGGCGTTCATGGCCATGATCATCTGGGTAATGTGGATGATCCCGGGTATACGCGCCTCGGTCATCGCGATACCGGTGTGGGTGTTAATTATCTACGTGTTCTACCGGGTGCGTGTGGCGCGGGATCGGGCTGTGCCAGTCGCTCAGTAA
- the antC gene encoding anthranilate 1,2-dioxygenase electron transfer component AntC, with translation MNHKVAFSFADGKTLFFPVQPNEILLDAALRNGINIPLDCREGVCGTCQGRCDSGDYSQDYVDEEALSAQDLQQRKMLSCQTRVKSDAAFYFDFASSLCNAPGPEQLSGTVTEVRQISASTAILHLDLGPTNPLDFLPGQYARLLIPGTESKRSYSFANRPSSGNHLQFLIRLLPDGVMSNYIRERCQVGDKIGLEAPLGAFYLRHVAKPLILVAGGTGLSALLGMLDELAERGCPQPVHLYYGVRDAADLCERARIEAYAERIPGFRYTEVVSDPTPQWTGKRGYIAEHFDISELHDAPADMYVCGPPPMVESIKSWLQSQALDSVHLYYEKFTESNI, from the coding sequence ATGAACCACAAGGTCGCGTTCAGCTTTGCCGACGGAAAAACGCTGTTCTTTCCCGTACAACCCAACGAAATACTGCTCGACGCCGCCCTGCGCAACGGCATCAACATTCCCCTGGATTGCCGCGAAGGCGTCTGCGGAACCTGCCAGGGTCGATGCGACTCGGGAGACTACAGCCAGGATTACGTCGACGAGGAAGCCCTCTCCGCCCAAGACCTGCAGCAACGCAAAATGCTCAGCTGCCAGACCCGGGTCAAATCCGACGCAGCGTTCTATTTCGACTTTGCTTCAAGCCTGTGCAATGCACCGGGGCCTGAGCAACTCAGTGGCACGGTCACTGAAGTCCGACAGATCTCAGCCAGCACAGCGATCCTGCATCTGGATCTTGGCCCAACCAACCCGCTGGACTTTCTGCCGGGGCAATACGCCCGATTGCTGATCCCGGGGACTGAAAGCAAGCGTTCCTATTCGTTCGCCAATCGGCCGAGCAGCGGCAATCACCTGCAATTCCTGATTCGACTGTTACCCGACGGCGTGATGAGCAACTACATCCGTGAACGCTGTCAGGTGGGCGACAAAATCGGGCTGGAGGCACCACTGGGCGCCTTCTATCTTCGTCACGTTGCCAAGCCCCTGATCCTGGTGGCGGGTGGTACCGGGCTTTCCGCGCTACTGGGCATGCTCGACGAATTGGCCGAGCGTGGATGCCCGCAACCGGTGCATTTGTATTACGGCGTGCGGGACGCCGCCGACCTGTGCGAACGAGCACGCATCGAGGCCTATGCCGAGCGCATTCCAGGGTTTCGCTACACTGAAGTGGTGAGTGACCCGACGCCGCAATGGACAGGAAAACGCGGCTACATTGCCGAACATTTCGATATCAGTGAACTCCACGACGCACCTGCCGATATGTATGTCTGTGGGCCACCGCCGATGGTCGAATCGATCAAGAGCTGGTTGCAATCCCAGGCACTCGACAGCGTTCATTTGTATTACGAAAAATTCACCGAGAGTAATATCTGA
- the antB gene encoding anthranilate 1,2-dioxygenase small subunit, producing MNAQLQYQIEQFFYRKSELCDAQEWDAYINLFDEQSEFHLPQWDSEHVYTRDPKREMSLIYYPNRSGLEDRVFRLRTGKSASSTPMPRTSHLINNVRISELDGGELEVRLNWHTLFYRLATSEQFFGRATYHLKPHADSWRITRKHVLLLNDTINSVLDFYHL from the coding sequence ATGAATGCGCAATTGCAGTACCAGATCGAGCAGTTTTTCTACCGCAAATCCGAACTGTGCGATGCCCAGGAATGGGACGCCTACATCAACCTGTTCGACGAGCAGAGTGAGTTTCACCTGCCGCAATGGGACTCGGAACACGTCTACACCCGCGACCCCAAACGCGAAATGTCGCTGATCTACTACCCCAACCGTTCGGGGCTGGAAGACCGGGTTTTCCGCTTGCGTACTGGTAAATCCGCTTCATCGACACCGATGCCGCGCACCTCGCACCTGATCAACAACGTGCGGATCAGCGAGCTCGACGGCGGTGAGCTGGAAGTGCGCCTGAACTGGCACACCTTGTTCTATCGCCTGGCCACTTCCGAGCAGTTCTTCGGCCGTGCGACGTATCACCTCAAGCCCCACGCAGACAGCTGGCGGATCACCCGCAAGCATGTGCTGCTGCTCAACGACACCATCAACTCGGTGCTCGATTTCTACCACCTCTGA
- the antA gene encoding anthranilate 1,2-dioxygenase large subunit yields MSGEKNVEQWKAFIEGCLDFRPTDGVFRIARDIFTEPQLFDLEMELIFEKNWIYACHESELANNHDFVTMRAGRQPMIIRADGDGQLNALINACQHRGTTLTRVGKGNQSTFTCPFHAWCYKSDGRLVKVKAPGEYPEGFDKATRGLKKARIQSYKGFVFISLDVHADNSLEDFLGDAKVFFDMMVAQSPTGELEVLPGKSAYTYDGNWKLQNENGLDGYHVSTVHYNYVATVQHRQQVNTENGTSSSGTLDYSKLGAGDANTDDGWFAFNNGHSLLFSDMPNPAVRSGYATIMPRLIEEHGQEKAEWMMHRLRNLNIYPSLFFLDQISSQLRIIRPVAWNKTEIISQCLGVKNESDADRENRIRQFEDFFNVSGLGTPDDLVEFREAQRGFQARLERWSDISRGSHRWETGATPNSESIGIAPAMTGTEFTHEGLYVNQHSNWQKFLLDGLEAKSLKLREV; encoded by the coding sequence ATGAGTGGCGAAAAGAACGTCGAGCAGTGGAAAGCGTTTATTGAAGGCTGCCTGGACTTCCGTCCGACAGACGGCGTATTCCGGATCGCCCGGGATATTTTCACCGAGCCGCAGTTGTTCGATCTGGAGATGGAACTGATCTTCGAAAAGAACTGGATTTACGCCTGCCATGAAAGCGAGCTGGCCAACAATCACGACTTCGTGACGATGCGCGCCGGCCGCCAGCCCATGATCATACGCGCTGACGGCGACGGCCAGCTCAATGCACTGATCAACGCCTGCCAACATCGTGGCACGACGCTGACCCGCGTCGGCAAGGGCAACCAGTCGACCTTCACCTGCCCGTTCCATGCGTGGTGCTACAAAAGCGACGGCCGCCTGGTGAAGGTCAAGGCGCCCGGCGAATACCCCGAAGGTTTCGACAAGGCCACACGCGGCCTGAAAAAAGCGCGCATCCAGAGCTACAAGGGGTTTGTGTTTATCAGCCTGGATGTACACGCCGATAACAGCCTCGAAGACTTCCTCGGCGACGCCAAGGTGTTCTTCGACATGATGGTTGCCCAGTCGCCGACCGGAGAGCTGGAGGTGTTGCCCGGCAAGTCGGCGTACACCTACGACGGCAACTGGAAGCTGCAGAACGAAAACGGCCTGGATGGCTATCACGTCAGCACCGTCCACTATAACTACGTGGCCACCGTGCAACACCGCCAGCAGGTCAACACCGAGAATGGCACCAGCTCCAGCGGCACGCTGGACTACAGCAAACTTGGCGCCGGCGACGCCAACACCGATGACGGCTGGTTCGCGTTCAACAATGGCCATAGCCTGTTGTTCAGTGACATGCCGAACCCCGCCGTGCGCTCCGGCTACGCCACGATCATGCCGCGTCTGATCGAAGAGCACGGCCAGGAAAAAGCCGAATGGATGATGCATCGGCTGCGCAATCTGAACATCTATCCAAGCCTGTTTTTCCTCGATCAGATCAGCTCGCAACTGCGCATCATCCGCCCAGTGGCCTGGAACAAAACCGAGATCATCAGCCAGTGCCTGGGGGTTAAAAACGAGTCGGACGCGGATCGGGAAAACCGCATTCGTCAGTTCGAAGATTTCTTCAACGTGTCGGGCCTTGGCACACCGGATGACCTGGTGGAATTTCGCGAAGCCCAGCGTGGTTTCCAGGCGCGCCTGGAACGCTGGAGCGATATTTCCCGCGGCAGCCACCGCTGGGAAACCGGCGCTACGCCCAACAGCGAGTCCATCGGCATCGCACCGGCCATGACCGGCACCGAATTCACCCACGAAGGGCTTTACGTCAACCAGCACAGCAACTGGCAGAAATTCCTGCTCGATGGCCTGGAAGCGAAATCCCTGAAACTGCGTGAGGTGTGA
- a CDS encoding AraC family transcriptional regulator, which translates to MNSKTDPQFRDIRIDRFDLEGARTWMSGICGPHRLVTATPERIRFHHSANVFKSMATTLGTIEYGTDVTVDIEDAEHFSSYSLSLPLVGEQELSKNGSVLKSNRDQGVIISPNENQVLAISGDCRKVQVVITRAAMSESLEGLLQRPLEAPLRFESVMDAVDGASASWWRMARYFIAELERSSELYEQVAFTRDIESSLIKGLILAQPNNYSEELRNVLGVKLPHYLIRARQYIHANAREALHLEDIEAATGVSRFKLFEAFKKYFALSPMVYLKKYRLNAVRQDILEHGSARNISEIALSWGFTHLGRFSVEYRKLFDESPSMTLQRNEARRMRGF; encoded by the coding sequence ATGAATAGCAAAACTGATCCGCAGTTTCGCGACATTCGTATTGATAGATTCGACCTTGAGGGTGCGAGGACCTGGATGTCTGGCATCTGCGGGCCGCATCGTCTCGTGACCGCGACCCCCGAGCGCATTCGCTTTCATCACAGCGCCAATGTGTTCAAGTCGATGGCCACCACGTTGGGCACTATCGAATACGGCACCGACGTCACCGTTGACATCGAAGACGCCGAACACTTCAGCAGCTACAGCCTGAGTTTGCCGCTGGTGGGCGAGCAGGAGTTGAGCAAGAACGGCAGTGTGTTGAAGTCCAACCGCGATCAGGGCGTGATCATTTCACCGAATGAAAACCAGGTGCTGGCGATCTCCGGCGATTGCCGCAAAGTCCAGGTGGTCATCACTCGCGCCGCCATGAGTGAGTCGCTGGAGGGTCTGTTGCAGCGACCGCTGGAGGCGCCGCTGCGGTTCGAATCGGTAATGGACGCGGTCGACGGGGCATCGGCTTCGTGGTGGCGGATGGCGCGGTATTTCATCGCCGAACTGGAGCGCAGCAGCGAATTATATGAGCAGGTTGCGTTCACCCGGGACATCGAGAGTTCCTTGATCAAAGGCTTGATCCTCGCTCAGCCGAACAACTACTCCGAAGAACTGAGGAACGTGTTGGGCGTGAAGTTGCCGCATTATCTGATCAGGGCCCGGCAATACATCCACGCCAACGCCCGAGAAGCGCTGCACCTTGAGGACATCGAAGCCGCGACCGGGGTTTCACGCTTCAAGTTGTTCGAGGCTTTCAAAAAGTACTTCGCTTTGTCGCCGATGGTTTACCTGAAAAAATACCGTTTGAATGCCGTGCGCCAGGACATCCTTGAACACGGTTCTGCGCGCAATATTTCCGAGATCGCCCTGAGCTGGGGCTTCACCCACCTCGGGCGTTTTTCTGTTGAGTACCGCAAGTTGTTCGACGAATCCCCGAGCATGACCTTGCAGCGTAACGAAGCCCGCCGCATGCGCGGTTTCTAG
- a CDS encoding Lrp/AsnC family transcriptional regulator, whose amino-acid sequence MILDATDLRILHHLQQDGRISNQELAEKVALSPSACLRRLRLLESEGIITGYRAVLSAERLGIELEAIVHVSLRQDVEDWHETFIKKVQLWPEVVTAYVITGASNYVLRVQARNLKHFSDFIVNQLNRTAGVTDIRSEIVLQKIKEREELLDLVVRK is encoded by the coding sequence ATGATTCTCGACGCCACAGACCTGCGAATCCTGCATCACCTGCAACAGGATGGCCGTATCAGTAACCAGGAATTGGCGGAGAAAGTAGCCCTCTCGCCGTCCGCCTGTTTACGCCGTTTACGCCTGCTGGAAAGTGAGGGAATCATCACGGGTTATCGCGCGGTACTGAGTGCCGAACGGCTGGGAATTGAACTGGAAGCCATCGTCCATGTGTCGTTGCGACAGGACGTCGAGGACTGGCATGAGACCTTCATCAAGAAGGTCCAGTTGTGGCCCGAAGTGGTCACCGCCTATGTGATTACCGGGGCGAGCAACTATGTGTTGCGGGTCCAGGCACGCAACCTCAAACACTTCTCCGATTTCATCGTCAACCAGCTCAACCGCACCGCGGGCGTCACCGATATCCGCTCTGAAATCGTCCTGCAAAAAATCAAGGAACGTGAGGAGTTGCTGGATTTGGTGGTGCGCAAGTAA
- the kynU gene encoding kynureninase — protein MTTRNDCLALDAQDTLAPLRQQFALPEGVIYLDGNSLGARPVAALARAQQVIAEEWGNGLIRSWNSAGWRDLSEHLGNRLAGLIGARDGEVVVTDTTSINLFKVLSAALRVQATRSPTRRVIVTESSNFPTDLYIAEGLADMLQQGYTLRLVDSPEELPQAIDQDTAVVMLTHVNYKTGYMHDMQALTTLTHECGALAIWDLAHSAGAVAVDLHQARADYAIGCTYKYLNGGPGSQAFVWVSPDLCDLVAQPLSGWFGHSRQFAMEPGYEPSSGIARYLCGTQPITSLAMVECGLDIFAQTDMASLRHKSLALTDLFIELVEQRCAAHELTLITPREHAKRGSHVSFEHAEGYAVIQALIARGVIGDYREPRIMRFGFTPLYTTFTEVWDAVQILGEILDQKTWSQAQFQVRHSVT, from the coding sequence ATGACTACAAGAAACGATTGCCTGGCGCTTGATGCGCAGGACACTCTCGCACCGCTGCGTCAGCAATTTGCGCTGCCCGAAGGGGTGATTTATCTCGACGGCAACTCGCTGGGTGCACGGCCGGTTGCTGCTTTGGCGCGCGCTCAACAGGTGATCGCCGAGGAATGGGGCAATGGCCTGATCCGCAGTTGGAACAGCGCTGGCTGGCGCGATCTCAGCGAGCATCTGGGCAACCGATTGGCTGGGCTGATTGGTGCGCGTGACGGTGAAGTGGTGGTGACCGATACGACCTCAATCAACCTGTTCAAGGTGCTCAGCGCCGCTTTGCGTGTGCAAGCCACAAGGTCGCCGACGCGGCGGGTGATCGTTACCGAATCCAGCAATTTCCCCACCGACCTGTACATCGCCGAAGGTCTGGCAGATATGCTGCAGCAGGGTTACACCTTGCGTCTGGTCGATAGCCCCGAAGAGCTGCCGCAAGCGATTGACCAGGACACTGCCGTGGTCATGCTTACCCACGTCAACTACAAAACCGGCTACATGCACGACATGCAGGCCCTGACCACGCTGACCCACGAATGTGGCGCGCTGGCCATCTGGGACCTGGCGCATTCTGCTGGCGCGGTCGCGGTCGACCTGCATCAGGCGCGCGCCGATTACGCGATCGGCTGCACCTACAAGTACCTGAATGGCGGTCCCGGTTCGCAGGCGTTTGTCTGGGTTTCACCTGATTTGTGTGATCTGGTGGCGCAGCCGTTGTCGGGCTGGTTCGGGCATTCGCGACAGTTCGCCATGGAGCCTGGCTACGAGCCGAGCAGCGGTATCGCTCGCTACTTGTGCGGCACTCAGCCGATCACCTCATTGGCGATGGTCGAATGCGGTCTGGATATCTTTGCCCAGACCGACATGGCCAGCCTGCGCCACAAATCCCTGGCCCTGACCGACCTGTTTATCGAACTGGTCGAGCAGCGCTGCGCCGCTCACGAACTGACCCTGATCACCCCGCGCGAACATGCAAAGCGTGGCAGCCATGTCAGCTTCGAACATGCCGAAGGTTACGCCGTAATTCAGGCCCTGATCGCCCGTGGTGTGATCGGTGACTACCGCGAGCCGCGGATCATGCGCTTCGGTTTTACCCCGCTGTACACAACCTTCACCGAAGTCTGGGATGCGGTGCAGATCCTCGGCGAAATCCTTGATCAGAAAACCTGGTCGCAAGCGCAATTCCAGGTCCGCCACAGCGTTACCTGA